One part of the Dioscorea cayenensis subsp. rotundata cultivar TDr96_F1 chromosome 2, TDr96_F1_v2_PseudoChromosome.rev07_lg8_w22 25.fasta, whole genome shotgun sequence genome encodes these proteins:
- the LOC120271845 gene encoding uncharacterized protein LOC120271845, which translates to MEFKRSGPLLFEGTTNPNEVEVWVEDMEKIFVVMKCNEEEKLRFRVYMLKGPTNHWYRGELRIRQGQEFESWEELMEALFCKYFTRDKMVLFDRKYIDLTLGSITVDEYEMEFDRLSRYAPKLVNDDLSRARHFEGGLQAHIWRGIATLHLTSYAEMGFVGQHTGNEMVIEQPSSLTQQKAGRPKTQGRVNALTQEDAHALNAVVSEVDVVLSRACENYPIIVAGHELLARLHVMSMTDYDVILGMDFLSKFHAVVDCYAKRVVFKIPREAEFISQGNESVSLPRVVREFPNVFPKDLPSLPPDREVEFAIDLGSQVFSKIDLRSRYHQLKIKAGDMSKSTFRTHYGHDEFLVMPFKLTKAGFIVVFIDDILVYSKSLEDHEEHLRIVLGILREKKLFAKFSKCEFWLDRVAFLGYVITKDGNSVVPKKIEAVIE; encoded by the exons ATGGAATTCAAAAGATCTGGTCCGCTACTATTTGAGGGCACTACCAATCCTAATGAAGTGGAAGTTTGGGTAGAAGATATGGAGAAAATTTTTGTGGTGATGAAGTGCAATGAAGAGGAAAAGCTTAGGTTCAGAGTGTACATGCTTAAGGGCCCAACAAACCACTGGTACAGGGGAGAACTGCGCATTCGTCAGGGACAGGAGTTCGAATCTTGGGAGGAACTGATGGAAGCCCTTTTCTGTAAATACTTCACCAGAGACAAGATGGTGCTGTTTGACAgaaaatatattgatttaacTCTAGGAAGCATAACTGTTGATGAGTATGAGATGGAGTTTGACAGGCTTTCTAGGTATGCTCCAAAGTTGGTTAATGATGATCTAAGCAGGGCCCGTCATTTTGAGGGAGGCTTACAGGCACATATCTGGAGGGGTATAGCCACTTTACACCTAACTAGCTATGCAGAGATG GGTTTTGTGGGTCAGCATACAGGGAATGAGATGGTCATTGAGCAACCATCATCCTTAACTCAGCAAAAGGCAGGAAGGCCAAAGACACAAGGACGTGTTAATGCATTGACTCAGGAGGATGCACACGCATTAAATGCAGTGGTGTCAG AAGTTGATGTTGTTCTTAGTAGAGCTTGTGAGAACTATCCCATTATTGTTGCCGGTCATGAGTTGCTAGCTCGCCTTCATGTTATGAGTATGACTGACTATGATGTTATTTTGGGAATGGATTTTTTGTCTAAATTTCATGCCGTAGTTGATTGTTATGCAAAAAGAGTAGTTTTTAAAATCCCTAGAGAAGCAGAATTCATCTCTCAGGGAAATGAGTCTGTGTCACTGCCTCGT GTGGTCAGAGAGTTTCCTAATGTTTTCCCTAAAGATCTTCCTAGCTTGCCACCAGACAGAGAAGTTGAATTTGCTATTGATTTG GGTTCTCAGgtgttttcaaaaattgatcTCAGGTCAAGATATCACCAGCTGAAGATCAAGGCAGGGGATATGTCAAAGTCTACATTTCGGACTCATTATGGCCATGATGAGTTTCTTGTAATGCCTTTCAAGTTGACGAAGGCCGG GTTCATAGtggtgtttattgatgatattctggTCTATTCAAAGAGTCTAGAAGATCATGAAGAGCATTTGAGGATTGTGCTAGGCATCTTGAGAGAGAAGAAACTGTTtgcaaaattctctaagtgtgagTTCTGGTTAGACAGGGTAGCTTTCCTTGGTTATGTGATAACTAAAGATGGGAATTCTGTTGTTCCAAAGAAGATAGAGGCTGTTATTGAGTAG
- the LOC120271874 gene encoding uncharacterized protein LOC120271874: MPYKLAWLKQGGELMVSKHALIAFSVGPKYRDEVLCDVVPMDAYHLLLGRHWQYNRKVTHDGRANSYSFIYSGVKIVLVPNKAVEVSTATNTNLLSYAPFGRELQDSSTVFVLLGKIITEVLETPEILEIIHPLLDEFQEVFPEDLAGGLPSLRDIQH, encoded by the coding sequence ATGCCATACAAACTAGCATGGCTCAAGCAGGGTGGCGAGCTTATGGTTAGCAAGCATGCATTGATTGCCTTCTCGGTTGGCCCAAAGTATAGAGATGAAGTGTTGTGTGACGTTGTACCTATGGATGCTTACCATTTATTATTGGGCAGGCATTGGCAATATAATCGGAAGGTGACACACGATGGCCGCGCCAACTCTTATAGCTTTATCTACAGTGGTGTAAAGATAGTGTTAGTGCCCAACAAGGCAGTGGAAGTATCAACCGCCACCAACACTAACCTCCTATCCTATGCTCCATTCGGGAGAGAGTTACAGGATTCAAGCACTGTTTTTGTCTTACTCGGGAAGATAATCACCGAAGTCTTGGAGACTCCAGAAATTCTGGAAATCATTCATCCTTTACTTGATGAGTTCCAAGAAGTCTTCCCTGAAGATTTAGCAGGGGGGCTTCCATCCCTACGGGATATACAACATTAG